The Maribacter aquivivus DNA window TATAGAGATTATTTTGCTAATGAGTATGGTATAACCTTAAGAGAGAATAATTTTAATGTTGATAACTCTTTTTACTATAAAGATTTTAAAACCAATCAAATTTTAAAAATTAATATGCCTCATTTACTAACTAATGAATGGTCTTATTGGCATTATGAACGTTCATTTTATTTTCTATATAGAGATGATTCTACCTATGATAGCAACGATGATTCTCTAGAATATAAATTGAAAATTATAAACTTTGAAACTAATCAGGAATCTGAACTCAATGTTGGTAGATTTTTATCAGCTGAGTATGGAAAATTTCAGGTTGAATTAATTGGGAACATTGTTTACTTTTTAAGACTTCCAGATTTTTTTATCAATGAAGGTGAAGTTTCATTAGTGTCAATTAATCTTGATAGTTTAGAAATTATTGAAAACAGTTCCTACTTTAAATCTGACAGGTACAATTTAATAACAGATAGCTCTAAAGATTGTTATCTTTTTGGGCAGGATTTTAATTATAAATATAATTTGAATTCTAACTCTTTTGAAGAATTAAGTATACCTGGAGAATCAAATTATTTAGATCCTGGATTTACCAATCAAAGGTATGATCAGATAGTTGTTAACAATAAAGTAATCTCATATTTTGCTCCTCCTGCTCCAAGTGCAGAGCTGGCGCTCCCAGTCGTTTTAGATTTAGAAACTGGTCAAGTTACCATTATTCAGTTTAGTGAGGAACCAACTCAATTTGAAGATGATGAAATTGGACCTTGGAGACCATTTATAAAGTGCTTTAGTGTTGATGCTAAAACTGAAACAATTATTGTAGGAGTAGAGAATCAATTGGGTGCAGAATTCCAATCTCAAGGTGTGTTTACAGTTGATTTTGCAGGTAACATTTTAAATAAACAAAAGATTCCTATTTTGCCCATTCAAATAATTAAATAGTATGAAAATAAAACTGACCTTAATAATATCAGCCATTTTGTATATTTCTTGTAGTGATGATTCTGTTGACCCCATAACACCAAATGTTGTTGTTGAGGAAGAAATTATTGAAGATGAAGAAGTGGTTGAGGAAGTTTCATTTCCTACCTTAGTTGCAATCAGCAAGAACGTTGGATATTATTATGGGATGAAGATAAATTCTCTTTCTGATAATGTTGAAATAACAAATTTGTCCGAAACATTGGATTTAGGAAATTTTGGATCTTCAAATGTCAGTTTTTATGATGGTATTTTTACACATGGTTCATTAGATTATAATATGGATACAGGATATCAAGCTAAAATTTCACAAATTAATTTTATTGAATCTAATACTTTTGTGTTAGATGGTTTTTGCGACCCTTTAAATCTTCCTGCTTCTAGTCAGGCTGGTATAAGCGGCTCAGAAAATTATTTTGTACATACCTACTTAAATTCTTTATATAGTGTTGATGTACCTCTTTATTTGAATTCTTGGAATAATACGGATGAAAGTTGTAATGAATTTTTATTAGGGAACGGGCCACTTTATAATTCTAAATTATTTGGCAATTACTTTCTTGGTTTCAAGTTTAGAGAGGTGCAAGACGAGAATTTTACTTTAAACAAAGAATTATGGTTAGTTGATTTAGATAGAAATCAAGAACCATTAATGTTCGAAATGGACTCAAGTTTCAATTTTGCAACCATAAACTCAGACACGCTTTACTTAACATATATCAATGGTGATTATAAAGTATATGATATTAAGACCAACACATTGATTAATGAGGGAAATAACAATGTGTTTTCAGAGTATAATGGAAATTATATATTTAAAACTTCTTTTTCCGACAATCAAATGGTTTTTTATAAACCTAGTTTAGAGTTCACTACTTTGTCTGCATTTACACCTATATTATTCAATTTTAGCGAAAATATAATTGTTGATTTGAATGTTAAATTTGAAGAAATTTATACTCATTTAGTTGAGAAATACAATGAATCATATTCGGTAATTAATTGTTCTTTAGATTTTGAGAATGAAGTAGTAATAATAGGGTGCAATAATTCTAGACCTGATGATATAGGTTTATTGCTCTATTGTGATTTTTATGGTAATATTTTAAGAGAAGTAGAATTGCCTTATTCACCGGATTTTGTCAATATAATTAACTAATATATGTCCAGATATTCTTATGCTTCACCAACTGGGCATACATGTGTCTAATAATTAGATTCTCTGGTTTACTTAATGATGGGTCTTCTTTAAGCAATTGTAATGCGTAATAGCGAGCCGATTTTAAGATGTCGTTATCCTTAACAATATCGGCTATTTTTAGATTTAATAGTCCGCTTTGTTGTGTGCCCATAATATCTCCTGGTCCGCGAAGTTTTAAATCTACTTCTGCAATTTCAAATCCGTCATTGGTAGCTACCATAGTTTCTAATCTAGTTTTAGCTTCTGCAGATAACTTATGGCTCGTCATTAGAATACAAAAACTCTGGTCAGCACCACGACCAACACGGCCACGCAATTGATGTAATTGCGAAAGACCAAATCTTTCTGCACTTTCAATGATCATTACAGATGCATTAGGCACATTTACCCCAACTTCAATAACGGTGGTAGCAACCATTATTTGTGTTTCGCCACGAACGAATCTGTTCATTTCATACTCTTTGTCTGCCGGTTTCATTTGTCCGTGAACAATAGAAATCTGATATTTTGGCTGTGGAAAGTCACGAGCAATACTCTCATATCCATCCATTAGATCTTTATAATCCATTGCCTCAGATTCTTGAATTAATGGGTACACCACATATATCTGTCTGCCTTTTTCAATCTCATCTCTTATAAAACGAAAAACCTTTAATCTATTGGCATCATAACGGTGTACGGTTTTTATGGGTTTACGCCCAGGTGGCAATTCATCTATAACAGAGATGTCTAAATCACCATACAAACTCATTGCCAATGTTCTAGGTATTGGTGTTGCCGTCATTACCAATATGTGTGGCGGAAACTCATTTTTATGCCAAAGTTTAGAGCGCTGGGCTACACCAAATCTATGCTGCTCATCAATAATGGCGATACCTAAATTCTTGTATTTTACTTTATCCTCTAAAAGGGCGTGAGTGCCTATTAGAATATTCAACTCTCCGTTTTCTAATTGTTCATGAATTGGTTTACGAGCCGATTTTTTGACGGAGCCTGTTAATAATGCACAAGTGATTTCAGTTCCTTCTAGTAGTTCAGAAATACCTTGATAATGCTGATTGGCAAGAATTTCTGTGGGCGCCATAAGGCAAGCTTGAAATCCATTATCAATTGCCAAAAGCATTGTCATTACAGCTACTATTGTTTTCCCTGAACCTACATCGCCCTGTAATAACCTGTTCATTTGGGCATTGCTACCAAGGTCTGCGCGAATTTCTTTAATTACTCGTTTCTGAGCACCAGTAAGTTCAAAAGGTAATTTATTGGAGTAAAAATCTTTAAAATAGTCGCCTACTTCATTGAAAGGGAAGCCCTTAATCTTTTTCTTTCGAGATACATTTTTACCTATCAGCTGCAGTTGAATATAGAATAGCTCTTCAAACTTTAAGCGAAATTGCGCCTTCGCTAACAACTCTTGACTTTTAGGAAAATGTATATTGAATAATGCTGCCGGTTTTGGTAGTAATTTTAATTCGTGCAATAATTTATCCGATAGGCTTTCAGAAAATTTGCCGTTCATCTCTATAAAAAGTTGTTGCAACATCTTACTGATTACCTTATTTGTTACGCCTTTATTGCTTAATTTTTCGGTAGATGGATATACGGGTTGCATATACACTTTAGTACCTTGTTCATGTGCAGACAATGGTTCCATTTCTGGGTGTGGCATTGAAAATGTGCCATTGTACCAATTGCATTTTCCGAATATTACATAAGGTATGTTCAGTTTAAGGTTTTCTCGCAACCATTTTTGCCCCCTAAACCAAACCAATTCTATTTCGCCGGTATCATCTTTAAAACGGGCTACTAAACGCGAGCCCTTCTTTTGTTCAACTGTTTTTAAGTGTACTACCTTACCAATTATTTGAACATCGGCACTGCTTCGTTGTAGCTGACTTATTTTATAATATTGGGTTTTATCGATATATCGATTTGGGAAAAGATTGAGCAAATCTTGACAGGTTTCAATCCCTAATTCAGACTTTAAGGTTTCAGCCCGATTTGGACCAACACCTTTAAGGTATACAACAGGAGTTTGCAAGTAATTTGCGTTCATGGCACTAAAATAGGCTATAGGTAGATTTGCGACAAACTAAAGTATTAAATTTGATTTTCTACTAGCTTATTAATTTGCATGAAAAAAATAGTTTTAGCCTTTATTCTTTGTTTTTGTTTCAGTTCTTATGGTCAACATCAAGATAAAGTAGATTTTATAAAAGCGAAGGTTTACTTAGGTCCATTACCTAAAGAGAAAAAGATTCAAGGCGGAGTGATCTATCGTTTTAATGTGTTACAAAATGTTGATTCCGTATTTTTTGATGCAAAGAATATGGATTTTTCAAAAGTAGAACTTGATGGGAAAAAGATAGATTTTACTGCCACAGAAAAGACAATTTCTATTTCACATAAATTCAAAAAAGGAGATTCTCATAAGCTGATTATTGAATATATAGCCAAGCCAAAACAAACTGTTTATTTTATTGGTTGGGATGATGAGCTAGAAGGTAATGAGCAAATTTGGACTCAAGGGCAAGGGAAATATACTAGCCATTGGCTTCCTAGTTTTGATGACATGGAAGAAAAGGTAGAATTTGATTTTACAATTGAAGCCGATAAAAAATATCAAGTAATTGCGAATGGTAACCTACTTCTAAAAACTGATAATGATGAGGAAGATGCTATTTGGTTATTTGATATGAAAAAACCAATGAGTAGTTATTTGTTGGCGTTCGCCATAGGCAATTACAATAAGCAAGTTTTGAAATCTGAAAGCGGAGTGACGATTGAAAACTACTATTACCCAGGTGATAGTCTAAAAGTGGAACCTACTTATAGATATACAAAAAGGATATTTGATTTTTTAGAAAATGAAATTGGCGTGGGGTATCCTTGGCAGAATTATAAGCAAGTGCCAGTGCATGATTTTTTATATGCCGGTATGGAAAATACAAGCGCTACTTTTTTCTCTGATGCTTATGTTATTGATTCTACATCTTTTATTGATAGAAATTATGTGAACATTAATGCTCATGAATTAGCGCATCAATGGTTTGGTAATTTGGTTACCGAAATGAATAGCGAGCACCATTGGTTACATGAGGGTTTTGCTACTTACTATGCATATTTAGCTGAGAAAGAAATTTTTGGTGATGATCATTTTTTCTGGAAGTTATTTGAAACGGCTAAAACTCTTAATAATATTTCAGAAAAAGGAGAGGGGGAGAGCTTATTAAACCCAAAAGCTAGCAGCCTTACTTTCTATGAAAAAGGAGCATGGGCTTTAGCTGTCTTAAAAGATAAAATAGGAGAAGAGGATTTTAAAACCGCAATTCAGAATTACTTAAAAAAATACCAGTTCCAAAACGTGACTGTTCCAGAATTTATTACTGAAATGGAGGGATCTGGTAATCATGATTTAAGTGATTTTAAAACTATTTGGTTAGAAGGAGACGTATTTCCAATGGATGATGCCAAGGATTATTTAATGAAAAATAGTGCATCAATAAGAATGTATTATGTTTTAAAACATGATGTTGAGAAAAATTTTAATTCTCCTGAAATTTTAAAGGATTCAGAATTATCCACGGAATTGAAGCTAGAATTGCTTCAACAAAAAGGTGATTTTCCTAAATTGGAACTTTGGTCTTTAATTGCTAGTGATGATATAAAAATAAGACAATTTGCTGCCCGGAAAATGGGTGAAATTCCTGAGGGTTTAAAAGAGCTTGCAGAGCCGTTGTTATTAGATGATAGTTATATTACCAATGAATTAATGCTTTATAATCTATGGTCTAGTTTTGATTATGATAGAAGTGTTTTCTTAGATAAGACGAGAGATATTATTGGATTGCCTAATAAGAATGTGCGACTGTTATGGTTAACATTGGCATTGTTTACGCCAGATTATAACCCTACAGAAAGTGTTTATTATCATCGAGAGCTTGTTGGTTACACAAGCGCTATTTATAATCCAGAAGTTCGGCAAACAGCGTTTCAGTATTTATCTGAAATTAAAGCTTTGAATGATGATGCCTACATAAATTTGATAAAAGCAACGAATCATCATTCTTGGCAGTTCAGAAACTATGCGAGACAGTTATTTGATACCTTATGGATTGATGAAGAACAGAAAAAAGAAATTGAAAAGGTAGCAATTCAACTAAATTCATCAGATTTGCGTTATCTTAAAACGAAATTAAAGTAATAATGAAAGCATTGGTTATTTCTGGTGGTGGTAGTAAAGGAGCCTTTGCAGGTGGCGTTGCCCAATACCTTATTCAAGAACAAGGAAAAAAGTATGATATTTTTGTAGGCACTTCTACGGGGAGCTTACTTATTTCTCATTTAGCTTTGGGTAAGCTGGATAAGATTAAAGAAATTTATTCTAATGTTAATCAAAAAAGCATATTTAATAATTGTCCTTTTTTGGTAAAGAATATTCGAGGAAACGAAGAGATTTCTATAAATCACTGGAATGTTCTTAGAAACTTCATGAGCGGTAAAAAAACCTTTGGTGAAAGTGAAAATTTGCGAAAGCTTATTGAGAACAGTCTAACTATTGAGGAGTTTGAAACTTTAAAAAACGGAGATTCTGATGTTGTCATAACCGTTTCTAATTTATCATTGAATCAAGTGGAGTACAAATCTATTAAAGATTGTACATATGAAGATTATTGCGATTGGATCTGGATTTCAGCTAATTACACACCGTTTATGAGTTTGGTTCGTAAAAATTATTGCGAGTATGCCGATGGTGGTTTAGGTAGTATTGTACCTATCGAAGAGGCGATTAAAAGAGGTGCAACTGAGGTAGATGTTGTTGTTTTACATACCGAAGTCAATTATATGAATAGGGTGGCATCTCGTAATCCGTTCGAGTTGATTACGAATATGTTGAGTTTTATTTTAGATAGAATTGAAAACCAAAATATTAGAATAGGTAAATTAGTTGCCAATCAAAAGAATGCGATTATCAACTTATTTTATACACCTACTATATTAACGACTAATTCTTTAATATTCGATAAGGCAAAAATGACCTTGTGGTGGAAGAGGGGGTACTTGTACGCTAAAAATAAGAATGAAGAAACAAACCCAATTGAACCTAATGAGCATGAATAATGTTCTTTGATAAATAGGCTTTAATTTATAGCTACAAACAAAAAATGCTTTCCAAGATTGGAAAGCATTTTTTTATTTCAGTATAATTTTAACTTCTACCATAAATCGCCAATTTCCCTTTTTACAAAAGTTAGGGCAGTAGCCGATGGAGAAGTTTTATCCATAGTTTCATTTAAAATATCTTCTCTCAATTTATCAGCAGTTTCTGTGTTACTCATAGCTGCTTTTCTAATCATTTGAATCGTTGCACTTTTTGCTGCTTTAATAATATTCCAGCATTCATCGGTCATATAAATTTGCTGTGAAAGATTATGATCAAACTCGGTTTCTATACTTTTAACCAATAAATTCTCATATGCATTTTTATCATCACTTTGTGGTGCTACACGCACAACCAAGCTAGGTATTGCAATACGTTCTAAAAATAACGCCATTCTTTCGTAAGCTTGTAAGCGAACTGGTAGCGTATCTTTTTGAGAATCTTTATGTAAGAGAAAACGTCTTCTGCCTTCTTCATTATTAGTGTGCATTCTAAAGAAATAGAAAGCTATTGCACCAGTAACAACTGAAGGTATTAAATAAGCGAAAAGTTGAAAAATTTGGTCGGAGTTCATTTTTTAATTAGTTATTAATTACGAAATAAGAACGTCCAAATTTCTCAATTAGTATAGTGTTTCATCGATGAAATGCAAGTAATTTAATTTTTAGCGTCTCCCTTCGCCATATCATAAAATGCTTTATAATCTGGTTGAAACTTTATTTGTAACGATTCTCGTAAGCCGCCATCTTGTGCAACTGCAACAATTCGCTCACCATTTACCCCAAAATCTTTTATTAAAATACTGGCAATAGCCGTGGCTTGTTGTAGTGCAATGTTCATTTCACCAGTGATATTTAAACTAGCAATGGTAATTACACTTTCAGGATTTGCATTCGCAACCTTCGCCACATTTTCTATCCACCCAATAGATTCGGTAGACGGATTAACGCCAACACCGTCAGTAAAGAAATAATCTAGTTTTTCAGAAATAATTACTGATCCATCGGCAACTCCAATTTTTGCATTTTCTCCTAAAACTTGCTTAGCGTTAGTCAATATAACAACAGCAGTAGAATCATTGCTTGCAACAGCATCTGTAACACCTTTTAGTTGCTTTTCTTTTCGTTCTAAAGCAGCCATGGTTTTATTAATGTTCTCTGAATTTTGACTAGATAACGCCGCAAAACTATTTAAGTTCTTCATTAATGTTGCGTTGGCATCTTGCAACTCGGTCACTTGAGATTGATACTCATTTGAACGTTGGTCTGCTAACTTCTCATTTCTTTGAGATGTACTCACCATTCGTGATATAGAATCTAGTTTATATTTTAATTCTTGATTCTGTTCGATCAATTCACTTTTTTTCTGAGCTTGAATAGTATTTAAGCCTAAAAGGAATATAATTGAATAAATAAAAAAACGTTTCATATGAATATGCATTAAATAGGTTAATCTAAATTTTGCCGCCAAGATACGAACAGTCTTTTAATTGTTGAACTCCTGCAAAAGGTACTTTTGCTTTATTATAGCCGTAAGTAGAGGCTAAACTTTTATTTAGGTCGTTGTCATCTACGTTAACTTGTACATCATCCATTGTAAATTGACTAGGGTGTTCATAGCCTGCAGCATGCGTAATTTCCAAAAATTCTTTTCTGAACGTATTAAAATATTGCGCTAGTCTGTCTGATTTTAAGGGTACATTAATACCTTTTTGTAACCATTTGCTTTGAGTAGCTATACCTGTTGGGCAGGTATTGGTATGGCAAACTTGTGCTTGAATACAACCAATACTCATCATTGCTTCGCGAGCAACATTAATACAATCTACACCCATTGCAAATGCCATGGCGGCTTTTGCTGGGAAACCTAATTTACCTGATCCAATAAATACAATGCGGTCAGTAAGATTCCTATTTAAGAAAACTCTATACAAACTAGAGAATCCGTAAACCCATGGTAATGATACGTGATCGGCAAATGATGGGGGAGCAGCACCTGTACCACCTTCACCACCATCTACAGTAATGAAATCTGGACCTTTACCTGTGGCTACCATTAAATCTGCCAATTCTTCCCACTGATCTAATTTTCCTATAGCACCTTTAATACCAACTGGTAAACCTGTTTCGTTAGCGATATTTTCTATAAGAGCCATTAACTCCGTTACATTAGAAAATGCTTTGTGTGTCGCTGGGGATAATACATCTTTACCAACTTCAACACCTCTAATTTCCGCAAGCTCTGGAGTAATTTTTGCTCCTGGTAAAACTCCACCTTTTCCTGGTTTGGCGCCTTGAGATAATTTTATTTCAATTGCTTTGATACACGGATTGTCCTCAACCAATTTTTTCATTTTCTCCATGGAGAAGTTACCATCTTCCGTTCTTACACCAAAATAACCGGTACCAAAGTGAAAAACGATATCGCCGCCATGTTTATGGTAAGGTGAGAGTCCGCCTTCACCTGTATTATGATAAGCTCCTGCTTTTTTCACTCCTTTGTTCATGGCTTCTACAGCTGCGGCTGATAATGAACCAAAACTCATGGCAGATACATTTACAACACTGCCTGGTCTAAATGGTTTTCTACGGTTGTTGTACTGCCCCATTACTTTTGCACAAGGTATGAAGTTAGGCTCCGCAGCATTTGGGTGTCCAGCAGGTACTTCGTAACCCATCATTCTGTTTTTGACGAATATATGCTGGTGTGCATATAAATCTCGGTCAGAACCAAACCCTTCGTAATTGTTCTCTTTCTTCGCAGACGCATAGATCCAACCTCTTTCAATTCTGTTAAAAGGAAGCTCTTCTCTGTTATTAGCAACAAAATATTGACGCATTTCTGGACCAATACTTTCTAACCAATAACGCAAGTGCCCTACAACAGGAAAGTTATGTTTTATCGTGTGCCTTTTCTGAATAAAAATATCCCAGATGGCAACTATGAAAAGAAACAAAAAAATATTCCAAGTCCACCATGGTGGACTTGGAATATTATTTAAGAAATCATTCATCAAAATTATCCTTTTGGTTTAATATCTAAAAGTGGTGTTTGGTCACTATTTAGGTAATCTAAACTCATTTCTGTTAATGTGCGAACTCCTAAAAGTAATCCGCTATCATCAATCAAAAAATCTGGTGTATGGTGCGGAAATGATTCTGTTGTTCCAGGGGTCATTCCTCCTAAGAAAAAGAAGAATCCTGGTGCTTCTCTTTGAAAATATGAAAAATCTTCGGCACCGGTTACTGCTTTTTGAAATTGAACATTTTCATCACCAGCCACTCTTTTAATAGTAGGAAGCATTTGTTCAACTAATTCAGGATTGTTATACGTAATATCTGTAGCATCAGTAATTACACATGTAGCTTCACCACCGTAGGCTTTGGCAATATCACTAACCATCTCTACCATACGTGCGTTAAGCTTGTCTTTCATTTCATAGTCTAAGGTTCTAATAGTACCGATCATCTCAGCAGATTCCGGTATTATATTGAAACGCACACCACTTTTAATTTTACCAACAGTAATTACTGCGGCTTCATTTGTTAGGTCAGTTTCTCTACTGATAATTGTTTGTAGACCGTCAATAATTTTAGCACTAATTAAAATTGGATCAACACCTGACCATGGTTGAGAACCGTGCGATTGTTTTCCTTTTACATTTATAACAAATTGTTGAGCAGCGGCCATTGTACCACCAGATTTGTAACGAATGACCCCAACTGGAGTTTGAGAATTAATGTGTAATCCGAAAATTGCATCTACTTTCGGACTGCTCATAACGCCCTCTTTTACCATTAAAAGAGCTCCACCTTCTTCTCCTGGTGGCGGTCCTTCTTCTGCTGGTTGAAATATAAACTTTACAGTTCCTTTTATCTTATCCTTGTTTTTAGACATTACCTCTGCAACGCCCATTAAAATTGCAGTATGCGTATCATGCCCACAAGCATGCATAACACCTACTTTTTCACCCATAAATTCAGAAGTTACGTTAGACTTATATGGTAAATCGTTACGTTCTGTAACAGGTAAGGCATCTATATCTGCTCTTAATGCTACTACTTTACCAGGTAAATCTCCCTTTAGAAGACCAACTACACCGGTATGCGCAACACCAGTTTGAACTTCAATTCCCAAAGATTTTAAATGCTTGGCAATTTTTTCTGCTGTTTTGAATTCACGATTCCCTAATTCCGGATTCTGATGAATTTCTCTTCTCCAATCAACTACCTTGCTTTCTATAGCTTTGTAGTCTTTTTCAAGATTTGGTCCCTGTGCCTGAACGGAAAATCCGAAAAGAACGAGGGCTAAT harbors:
- a CDS encoding patatin-like phospholipase family protein, giving the protein MKALVISGGGSKGAFAGGVAQYLIQEQGKKYDIFVGTSTGSLLISHLALGKLDKIKEIYSNVNQKSIFNNCPFLVKNIRGNEEISINHWNVLRNFMSGKKTFGESENLRKLIENSLTIEEFETLKNGDSDVVITVSNLSLNQVEYKSIKDCTYEDYCDWIWISANYTPFMSLVRKNYCEYADGGLGSIVPIEEAIKRGATEVDVVVLHTEVNYMNRVASRNPFELITNMLSFILDRIENQNIRIGKLVANQKNAIINLFYTPTILTTNSLIFDKAKMTLWWKRGYLYAKNKNEETNPIEPNEHE
- a CDS encoding M1 family metallopeptidase, which produces MKKIVLAFILCFCFSSYGQHQDKVDFIKAKVYLGPLPKEKKIQGGVIYRFNVLQNVDSVFFDAKNMDFSKVELDGKKIDFTATEKTISISHKFKKGDSHKLIIEYIAKPKQTVYFIGWDDELEGNEQIWTQGQGKYTSHWLPSFDDMEEKVEFDFTIEADKKYQVIANGNLLLKTDNDEEDAIWLFDMKKPMSSYLLAFAIGNYNKQVLKSESGVTIENYYYPGDSLKVEPTYRYTKRIFDFLENEIGVGYPWQNYKQVPVHDFLYAGMENTSATFFSDAYVIDSTSFIDRNYVNINAHELAHQWFGNLVTEMNSEHHWLHEGFATYYAYLAEKEIFGDDHFFWKLFETAKTLNNISEKGEGESLLNPKASSLTFYEKGAWALAVLKDKIGEEDFKTAIQNYLKKYQFQNVTVPEFITEMEGSGNHDLSDFKTIWLEGDVFPMDDAKDYLMKNSASIRMYYVLKHDVEKNFNSPEILKDSELSTELKLELLQQKGDFPKLELWSLIASDDIKIRQFAARKMGEIPEGLKELAEPLLLDDSYITNELMLYNLWSSFDYDRSVFLDKTRDIIGLPNKNVRLLWLTLALFTPDYNPTESVYYHRELVGYTSAIYNPEVRQTAFQYLSEIKALNDDAYINLIKATNHHSWQFRNYARQLFDTLWIDEEQKKEIEKVAIQLNSSDLRYLKTKLK
- a CDS encoding DUF7935 family protein, producing MNSDQIFQLFAYLIPSVVTGAIAFYFFRMHTNNEEGRRRFLLHKDSQKDTLPVRLQAYERMALFLERIAIPSLVVRVAPQSDDKNAYENLLVKSIETEFDHNLSQQIYMTDECWNIIKAAKSATIQMIRKAAMSNTETADKLREDILNETMDKTSPSATALTFVKREIGDLW
- the recG gene encoding ATP-dependent DNA helicase RecG, coding for MNANYLQTPVVYLKGVGPNRAETLKSELGIETCQDLLNLFPNRYIDKTQYYKISQLQRSSADVQIIGKVVHLKTVEQKKGSRLVARFKDDTGEIELVWFRGQKWLRENLKLNIPYVIFGKCNWYNGTFSMPHPEMEPLSAHEQGTKVYMQPVYPSTEKLSNKGVTNKVISKMLQQLFIEMNGKFSESLSDKLLHELKLLPKPAALFNIHFPKSQELLAKAQFRLKFEELFYIQLQLIGKNVSRKKKIKGFPFNEVGDYFKDFYSNKLPFELTGAQKRVIKEIRADLGSNAQMNRLLQGDVGSGKTIVAVMTMLLAIDNGFQACLMAPTEILANQHYQGISELLEGTEITCALLTGSVKKSARKPIHEQLENGELNILIGTHALLEDKVKYKNLGIAIIDEQHRFGVAQRSKLWHKNEFPPHILVMTATPIPRTLAMSLYGDLDISVIDELPPGRKPIKTVHRYDANRLKVFRFIRDEIEKGRQIYVVYPLIQESEAMDYKDLMDGYESIARDFPQPKYQISIVHGQMKPADKEYEMNRFVRGETQIMVATTVIEVGVNVPNASVMIIESAERFGLSQLHQLRGRVGRGADQSFCILMTSHKLSAEAKTRLETMVATNDGFEIAEVDLKLRGPGDIMGTQQSGLLNLKIADIVKDNDILKSARYYALQLLKEDPSLSKPENLIIRHMYAQLVKHKNIWTYIS
- a CDS encoding amidohydrolase, which encodes MRKLGLLALVLFGFSVQAQGPNLEKDYKAIESKVVDWRREIHQNPELGNREFKTAEKIAKHLKSLGIEVQTGVAHTGVVGLLKGDLPGKVVALRADIDALPVTERNDLPYKSNVTSEFMGEKVGVMHACGHDTHTAILMGVAEVMSKNKDKIKGTVKFIFQPAEEGPPPGEEGGALLMVKEGVMSSPKVDAIFGLHINSQTPVGVIRYKSGGTMAAAQQFVINVKGKQSHGSQPWSGVDPILISAKIIDGLQTIISRETDLTNEAAVITVGKIKSGVRFNIIPESAEMIGTIRTLDYEMKDKLNARMVEMVSDIAKAYGGEATCVITDATDITYNNPELVEQMLPTIKRVAGDENVQFQKAVTGAEDFSYFQREAPGFFFFLGGMTPGTTESFPHHTPDFLIDDSGLLLGVRTLTEMSLDYLNSDQTPLLDIKPKG
- a CDS encoding FMN-binding glutamate synthase family protein gives rise to the protein MNDFLNNIPSPPWWTWNIFLFLFIVAIWDIFIQKRHTIKHNFPVVGHLRYWLESIGPEMRQYFVANNREELPFNRIERGWIYASAKKENNYEGFGSDRDLYAHQHIFVKNRMMGYEVPAGHPNAAEPNFIPCAKVMGQYNNRRKPFRPGSVVNVSAMSFGSLSAAAVEAMNKGVKKAGAYHNTGEGGLSPYHKHGGDIVFHFGTGYFGVRTEDGNFSMEKMKKLVEDNPCIKAIEIKLSQGAKPGKGGVLPGAKITPELAEIRGVEVGKDVLSPATHKAFSNVTELMALIENIANETGLPVGIKGAIGKLDQWEELADLMVATGKGPDFITVDGGEGGTGAAPPSFADHVSLPWVYGFSSLYRVFLNRNLTDRIVFIGSGKLGFPAKAAMAFAMGVDCINVAREAMMSIGCIQAQVCHTNTCPTGIATQSKWLQKGINVPLKSDRLAQYFNTFRKEFLEITHAAGYEHPSQFTMDDVQVNVDDNDLNKSLASTYGYNKAKVPFAGVQQLKDCSYLGGKI